The following proteins are encoded in a genomic region of Lactiplantibacillus plantarum:
- the lpdD gene encoding gallate decarboxylase subunit LpdD yields MATFTTEQAGYQIQATLQVIGYDLLIVVTGGTNPHIGDVTTLTASTVPETVKFPSHDGRFHKDNFISERMAKRIQRYLDGSCTITAGIHVNQITKAQIAAAAPMTDDLSRQIISWLQAHPVQAEKPEYYGQDEQPR; encoded by the coding sequence ATGGCAACTTTTACGACTGAGCAGGCCGGGTATCAAATACAAGCAACACTCCAAGTGATTGGATATGACTTGTTGATCGTCGTTACCGGTGGGACCAATCCCCATATTGGTGACGTGACCACACTAACTGCCAGCACGGTTCCCGAAACGGTTAAGTTTCCTAGCCATGATGGTCGCTTCCATAAAGATAACTTTATTTCGGAACGAATGGCCAAGCGGATTCAGCGTTATCTAGATGGAAGCTGTACAATTACTGCGGGAATTCATGTCAACCAAATTACTAAAGCACAAATAGCAGCTGCGGCACCAATGACGGATGACCTCAGCCGCCAGATTATTAGCTGGTTACAGGCCCATCCCGTCCAGGCTGAAAAGCCGGAATATTATGGACAAGATGAGCAACCGCGGTAG
- a CDS encoding MFS transporter yields MKTTTRSWLAMIVIGIFTIMANLDASIINIALPIMSKSLAVPISQITYTVMGYMVILSGLLVTFGKLGDIWGKGRIFTLGMYSFTIGSLMASVNFGFEFLLLARFVQAVGAAATLSNSYGLISELFDNHTRGTAMGINTMFISAGFVAGPALGGFLLQQFAWNAIFMINIPLGIIAIILGHLFLPKNHGRQQATKLDGWGAGILFIIITLFFVVLEAGQTIGFRQPLIIIGFIITLALTLYFIYLEKHRKNALLPLSIFKNRTFSLALLVGMLIPLINALFSFIFPLYLQDYLNWSVGTTGILMLIFPLIMAIAAPLGGWLSDLFSQQLVLLTGLVLIIITQIGFLFLDSHTSLTLIISLLISNGIGTGFFIAPNNTLLMSVVPQNQLGVAGSLQSLGNNIGNILGVALGSLALFTTMSIDAGYRVSTYLPAHPAWFAHGLTWSFSVSLICALLGFAISIINRPAH; encoded by the coding sequence ATGAAAACAACAACTCGTTCTTGGTTAGCAATGATTGTCATCGGTATTTTTACAATTATGGCTAATCTCGATGCATCAATCATTAATATCGCACTACCTATCATGTCAAAATCACTTGCGGTTCCAATTAGTCAGATCACATATACCGTGATGGGTTATATGGTCATTCTATCAGGCTTACTGGTAACATTCGGTAAACTTGGTGATATTTGGGGTAAAGGTAGAATCTTTACTTTAGGTATGTATAGCTTTACTATCGGCTCACTAATGGCCAGTGTCAACTTCGGCTTTGAGTTTCTACTATTGGCTCGTTTTGTGCAAGCAGTTGGCGCTGCCGCAACGCTTTCAAACAGCTATGGTTTAATTTCGGAACTGTTTGATAATCACACCCGGGGAACTGCCATGGGTATCAATACAATGTTTATTTCCGCTGGTTTTGTTGCCGGACCTGCCTTAGGTGGCTTTTTACTACAGCAGTTTGCTTGGAATGCTATTTTTATGATTAACATTCCACTTGGAATCATTGCCATTATTTTAGGCCACCTATTTCTTCCCAAAAATCATGGCCGGCAACAAGCCACTAAACTTGATGGTTGGGGCGCAGGGATTCTATTCATTATCATCACACTATTCTTTGTTGTATTAGAAGCAGGGCAGACTATTGGTTTCAGGCAGCCGCTAATTATCATTGGCTTCATTATCACATTAGCACTTACACTATACTTTATTTATTTGGAAAAGCATCGAAAAAATGCGCTATTACCACTATCCATTTTTAAGAATCGTACCTTCAGCTTAGCATTGCTAGTCGGAATGCTGATACCACTTATTAATGCACTGTTCAGCTTTATATTCCCACTCTATCTCCAAGATTATTTGAACTGGTCAGTTGGTACTACTGGAATATTAATGCTGATTTTTCCACTTATTATGGCTATTGCTGCCCCACTTGGTGGCTGGTTGAGTGATCTTTTCTCTCAACAGCTTGTTCTACTAACCGGCCTAGTCCTAATTATAATTACGCAAATTGGCTTCTTATTCCTAGATTCACATACTTCATTAACCCTCATTATTTCTTTGTTAATTTCCAACGGTATCGGCACTGGATTTTTCATTGCACCAAATAACACATTACTAATGTCAGTCGTCCCACAAAATCAGCTAGGAGTAGCGGGTTCTCTACAGTCTTTGGGAAATAATATTGGCAATATTTTAGGCGTCGCACTTGGTTCTCTTGCACTATTTACAACAATGAGCATCGATGCTGGATATCGAGTTAGTACTTACTTGCCAGCACATCCTGCTTGGTTTGCCCATGGTTTAACCTGGTCCTTTAGTGTTTCTCTTATTTGTGCTTTATTAGGCTTTGCCATTAGTATTATTAACCGCCCTGCACACTAA
- a CDS encoding glucose PTS transporter subunit IIA, which yields MAKAQTVTILSPVNGDVIALNKVKDPVFSAGMMGLGFGVQPSSGEVVAPVSGQVTMVAETKHAIGFTTPDDHLEVLVHLGIDTVDLKGAPFTVKVAAGDDVQAGDVIATMDLAAIQAANRQTTVILAVTNTSDKLESLDVVTGAKAAGDVTATGRLNANTFNAKRQNRLPKAGKYDQLAADIVANVGGVENVSSLIHCITRLRFYLKDESKANDDVVRDLKGVIDVAKAGGQYQVVIGPAVTDVYDAIIKQIGPGFSNDSETAKAVAETAAAAQRPTTPWGKVKWGISNLIGVITGSMIPVIGLLAASGILKGILALLTTFNLVSPTAPTYVIINAMGDSVFYFLPIFVGFTAGKKLGADPVIMGIIGGVLTYPAIVTMASGKATSTLLGMGINANFFGLPVHVASYTYSIFPMIAGAWLASKLEPWLKRVIPTVLRMIFVPLFEVVIVSGAILLFLGPIITVLSTGLANIIVWVYNLSPAISGLIIGGFYQVLVIFGLHWAVIPIVANDIATTGHSYLNAIVSATMVAQGGAVFAIALKSKLANIQELAWPATISAFCGVTEPAMYGINLKYGRAFVTASIGAAVGGFLTGLMNVNMWGFTGSLIGFTSFVNPKGLDFSFYGFLIASAATIVVSFALTWMFGFKDEDANAVKVAPKKRHLGATA from the coding sequence ATGGCAAAGGCACAAACAGTAACAATTTTGTCGCCGGTCAATGGGGACGTTATTGCGTTAAATAAGGTTAAAGACCCGGTCTTTTCAGCCGGTATGATGGGACTGGGCTTTGGCGTTCAACCTTCAAGTGGAGAAGTTGTTGCACCAGTCAGTGGTCAGGTCACGATGGTGGCTGAGACGAAACACGCGATTGGGTTCACAACGCCTGATGATCATTTGGAAGTATTAGTGCATCTCGGAATCGACACGGTTGACTTAAAGGGTGCCCCGTTCACGGTCAAAGTGGCCGCGGGCGATGATGTTCAGGCGGGGGACGTGATTGCCACCATGGATTTAGCTGCTATTCAAGCCGCTAATCGTCAGACCACAGTGATTTTAGCAGTGACTAACACTAGTGATAAATTGGAATCGTTGGACGTCGTTACGGGGGCAAAAGCTGCCGGTGACGTGACAGCTACGGGCCGTCTGAACGCCAACACATTTAATGCTAAGCGGCAGAATCGATTACCAAAAGCGGGTAAATATGATCAGTTAGCCGCGGACATCGTGGCTAATGTTGGTGGTGTCGAGAATGTTAGTAGTTTGATTCACTGCATTACTCGCTTGCGTTTTTATTTGAAAGATGAGAGTAAAGCCAATGATGACGTCGTGCGGGACTTAAAAGGGGTCATCGACGTAGCAAAAGCGGGCGGTCAATATCAGGTCGTGATTGGTCCTGCTGTCACGGATGTCTATGATGCGATCATCAAGCAAATCGGACCGGGATTTTCAAATGATTCGGAGACGGCTAAAGCTGTTGCTGAGACTGCCGCAGCAGCTCAGCGGCCAACGACGCCGTGGGGCAAAGTTAAATGGGGTATCAGTAATTTAATTGGTGTTATCACGGGTTCAATGATTCCCGTCATTGGATTATTAGCAGCCTCTGGTATTTTAAAAGGAATTCTTGCGTTACTTACCACGTTTAATTTAGTTAGCCCGACCGCACCAACGTACGTGATTATTAATGCGATGGGCGACTCGGTCTTTTACTTCCTGCCAATCTTCGTCGGTTTTACGGCTGGTAAAAAGTTAGGGGCAGATCCGGTGATTATGGGAATCATCGGTGGGGTGCTGACTTATCCAGCTATTGTAACGATGGCAAGTGGTAAAGCGACGAGTACGCTTTTAGGAATGGGGATCAACGCGAACTTCTTTGGCTTGCCGGTACACGTTGCCTCGTATACGTATTCAATTTTCCCGATGATTGCGGGGGCCTGGCTAGCAAGTAAGTTGGAACCATGGCTAAAACGGGTGATTCCAACGGTATTACGAATGATTTTTGTGCCATTATTTGAAGTTGTGATTGTTTCCGGTGCGATTCTATTATTCCTTGGTCCAATTATTACTGTGCTTTCAACGGGATTGGCAAATATTATTGTGTGGGTCTACAATTTGAGCCCTGCGATTTCTGGCTTAATCATTGGTGGCTTCTATCAAGTATTGGTGATCTTCGGGTTGCACTGGGCGGTTATTCCGATTGTGGCCAACGATATTGCAACGACGGGTCACAGTTACTTGAACGCGATTGTTTCAGCGACGATGGTTGCCCAGGGGGGCGCAGTATTCGCAATCGCCTTAAAGTCAAAGCTGGCTAACATTCAAGAACTTGCTTGGCCAGCAACGATTTCAGCCTTCTGTGGTGTTACCGAACCAGCCATGTACGGGATCAACTTGAAATATGGTCGGGCCTTTGTGACTGCCAGTATTGGGGCGGCAGTTGGTGGCTTCTTGACCGGCTTGATGAATGTCAATATGTGGGGCTTTACGGGTTCACTGATTGGCTTCACGTCCTTTGTTAATCCGAAGGGCTTGGACTTTAGTTTTTATGGTTTCTTGATTGCATCCGCAGCCACGATTGTCGTGTCCTTCGCTTTAACTTGGATGTTTGGTTTTAAGGATGAGGATGCAAATGCAGTTAAAGTAGCGCCTAAAAAGCGACACTTAGGTGCAACCGCCTAG
- a CDS encoding glucose PTS transporter subunit IIA has protein sequence MMIMGKIDEVAILAPVTGQVLSLATVPDPVFAAGRVGPGFGVQPTAGHILAPVSGRITVVATTKHAIGMVTTTGLEVLVHLGVDTVALNGAPFEVHVKVGDKVTAGTLLVDMDLAAIEQAHKPTTVIIVVTNAQRVLTDLTLAPLPQAVAAGAVVATAHLITVTKTASPVVAAVPQSTTHYSALATAIVANVGGQQNINSVIHCITRLRFYLKDEALAHDAVIANLDGVIDVAKAGGQYQVVIGPAVNDVFDAVIAQLGPEFADGVPVPPVQEASSDVNWLSHVRNGISGVIGVMTAAMIPVIGILAGSGILKGILAALTGFKVLAVTSGTYMVLNAVADATFYFLPVVLGFTAAKKLGSDPIVLAIVGAVLIYPSLITAASKGTTAQITFLGVPTHLMSYSASVFPMIVAAWLGVYVERGLKRVVPLYLRSVFIPIIEALILAVVVLVVVGPLITIISKGLANGLVAVYNFSPALSGLVIGGLYQTMVIFGLHWGIIPIVINDIATNGHSYLNAILSITMVAQGGAVLAVFLKSKDKHLKEISLAAAISAFCGVTEPALYGVNLKYKRVFVVASIASGLGGLLTGLLRVNNYALSGSLIGFPAFITPGVGIGSNFYGYLISHYGTLVIATMLVYVFGFSDKLLGPKENLKATNNQ, from the coding sequence ATGATGATTATGGGAAAAATCGATGAAGTAGCCATTTTAGCACCAGTTACTGGTCAAGTATTGTCATTGGCAACGGTTCCGGATCCTGTTTTTGCGGCGGGAAGGGTAGGGCCGGGATTTGGTGTTCAGCCGACAGCTGGTCACATCTTGGCACCAGTTAGTGGTCGAATCACAGTAGTCGCAACAACCAAACATGCAATTGGCATGGTGACTACGACTGGCCTCGAAGTGTTGGTACATCTGGGTGTCGATACGGTGGCACTCAATGGGGCACCGTTTGAAGTTCACGTGAAGGTCGGTGATAAGGTGACGGCTGGCACACTACTAGTCGACATGGATTTAGCTGCTATCGAGCAGGCCCACAAACCGACCACGGTGATCATTGTCGTGACGAACGCTCAGCGGGTACTCACTGACTTGACGCTAGCCCCACTGCCACAAGCTGTCGCGGCCGGTGCAGTCGTCGCAACGGCTCACTTGATAACAGTGACAAAAACCGCGTCACCGGTAGTGGCAGCGGTGCCGCAGTCAACGACGCATTACTCGGCATTAGCCACGGCAATTGTAGCCAATGTGGGCGGCCAACAAAATATTAATAGCGTGATTCATTGTATAACACGGTTGCGATTTTATTTGAAGGATGAAGCACTAGCGCACGATGCGGTTATTGCGAACTTGGACGGCGTCATTGATGTTGCGAAGGCCGGTGGTCAGTATCAAGTTGTGATTGGTCCGGCAGTCAACGATGTTTTTGATGCAGTGATCGCACAACTAGGGCCTGAATTTGCGGACGGAGTGCCAGTACCACCGGTTCAGGAGGCATCAAGTGACGTTAATTGGCTAAGCCACGTGCGTAATGGCATTAGTGGTGTCATTGGTGTTATGACCGCGGCAATGATTCCAGTGATTGGCATTTTGGCAGGTTCAGGGATTTTAAAAGGAATCTTGGCCGCGTTAACGGGCTTCAAAGTCTTGGCGGTCACGAGTGGGACGTACATGGTATTGAACGCGGTAGCTGATGCAACGTTTTACTTTTTACCAGTTGTCCTAGGCTTTACTGCTGCCAAAAAGTTAGGTTCAGATCCAATCGTGCTGGCGATTGTCGGTGCTGTTCTTATCTATCCAAGTCTGATAACGGCAGCTAGTAAGGGAACCACGGCCCAAATCACGTTCTTAGGTGTTCCGACGCATTTAATGTCGTATTCGGCATCCGTGTTCCCGATGATTGTGGCTGCATGGCTAGGCGTGTACGTTGAGCGGGGGTTAAAACGAGTTGTTCCGCTGTATTTACGGAGCGTCTTTATTCCGATTATCGAAGCCCTGATTTTGGCGGTAGTGGTATTAGTGGTGGTCGGTCCCTTAATTACGATTATAAGTAAGGGCTTGGCCAACGGTTTGGTCGCCGTCTATAATTTTAGCCCGGCCTTATCAGGATTGGTTATTGGCGGTTTATACCAGACGATGGTCATTTTCGGGCTCCACTGGGGCATTATTCCCATTGTGATCAATGATATTGCGACGAATGGACACAGTTATTTGAATGCAATCCTCTCGATTACCATGGTCGCTCAGGGTGGTGCGGTGTTAGCCGTCTTCTTAAAGTCTAAGGATAAGCACCTAAAGGAGATCTCACTGGCAGCTGCAATTTCAGCCTTTTGTGGTGTTACCGAGCCGGCGCTATACGGAGTCAACTTGAAATACAAACGGGTCTTTGTCGTTGCTAGTATTGCGAGTGGTCTAGGTGGCTTACTGACCGGTCTGTTACGCGTTAATAACTATGCTTTGTCAGGGTCGTTGATCGGTTTCCCCGCGTTTATCACCCCGGGTGTCGGCATCGGGTCAAACTTTTATGGTTATTTGATATCCCATTACGGGACACTAGTGATTGCAACGATGTTAGTTTATGTATTTGGCTTTTCGGATAAGTTGTTAGGTCCTAAGGAAAACTTAAAAGCGACTAATAATCAGTAA
- the treC gene encoding alpha,alpha-phosphotrehalase, which yields MKLSEQVIYQIYPKSFYDSNGDGVGDLRGVIEKIDYLKKLNIDMIWFNPFFVSPQNDNGYDIADYYHIDPMFGTMADFEELVAKLKANGIGVMLDMVLNHTSTEHEWFQKALAGDEKYQKFYYLRPPKADGSLPTNWESKFGGPAWAPFGDTGLYYLHLYDPTQADLDWHNPAVRQACAAVVNFWRQKGVQGFRFDVINVTGKAEKLVDAPKGVPSKTLYTDTPVVHDYLKELNAASFGQDVDSVTVGEMSSTTVANSVGYTNPANHELSMVFNFHHLKTDYVDGRKWSRMAFDFPRLKQLLDSWAGGMAAGGGWQALFWNNHDQPRALNRFGDAGRYRVKSAEMLATVIHLLRGTPFIYMGEELGMTDPDYDNMADYVDIEALNAYRALIRSGYSHHDAFTIVKTKARDNSRTPMQWDDSAKAGFTTGKPWLTPTNQATINVAHELASGEIFDYYQRLIKLRKTMPIVADGGYQSWRLDDPQVFGYWRTYHQQKLLVLNNFYGQSTTVTLPEEMVGAQVLLSNYQDVNVTAQLTMQSYQAVALLLG from the coding sequence ATGAAATTATCAGAACAAGTGATTTATCAGATTTATCCGAAGTCGTTTTACGACAGCAATGGCGATGGCGTCGGTGATTTACGAGGTGTTATTGAAAAGATCGACTACCTCAAAAAGTTGAATATTGACATGATTTGGTTTAATCCGTTTTTTGTCTCACCACAAAATGATAACGGTTACGATATTGCAGATTACTACCATATTGACCCCATGTTTGGCACGATGGCTGATTTTGAAGAACTCGTTGCAAAGCTGAAGGCAAATGGTATCGGGGTCATGTTGGATATGGTTCTTAATCATACTTCAACTGAACACGAGTGGTTTCAAAAGGCTTTGGCGGGTGATGAGAAGTATCAGAAGTTTTACTATCTCCGTCCTCCCAAGGCTGATGGTAGTCTACCGACCAATTGGGAATCTAAATTTGGTGGTCCGGCCTGGGCGCCGTTTGGTGATACTGGTTTGTACTATTTACATTTATATGATCCGACTCAGGCCGATTTGGATTGGCATAATCCGGCCGTACGACAAGCGTGTGCCGCCGTTGTCAATTTCTGGCGGCAAAAGGGCGTGCAGGGTTTTCGTTTCGATGTCATCAACGTTACCGGTAAAGCTGAGAAGTTGGTGGACGCACCTAAGGGGGTCCCTAGCAAGACGTTGTATACTGACACCCCCGTTGTTCATGATTATTTAAAGGAATTGAACGCGGCAAGCTTCGGCCAGGATGTAGATAGCGTCACAGTGGGGGAGATGTCTTCAACAACCGTTGCGAACAGTGTTGGTTATACTAATCCGGCTAATCACGAACTCTCAATGGTCTTTAATTTCCATCATTTGAAGACGGATTATGTTGATGGACGGAAGTGGTCCCGAATGGCCTTCGACTTCCCACGATTGAAGCAATTATTAGATAGTTGGGCCGGTGGAATGGCAGCTGGTGGTGGCTGGCAGGCTTTGTTTTGGAATAATCATGATCAGCCACGAGCGCTGAATCGCTTTGGTGACGCCGGTCGTTATCGTGTCAAGTCCGCTGAAATGCTGGCGACGGTCATTCACCTCTTGCGTGGGACACCATTTATCTATATGGGTGAGGAACTCGGCATGACTGATCCGGACTATGACAATATGGCTGATTACGTGGACATTGAGGCATTAAATGCTTATCGGGCTTTAATTCGTAGTGGGTACAGTCATCACGATGCGTTTACGATCGTTAAGACCAAGGCGCGCGATAACTCGCGGACGCCGATGCAATGGGATGATAGTGCCAAGGCTGGTTTCACTACTGGTAAACCGTGGTTGACACCGACTAATCAGGCGACGATTAACGTGGCCCATGAATTGGCTAGTGGCGAGATTTTTGACTATTATCAACGGCTCATTAAGCTAAGAAAAACGATGCCGATCGTCGCGGATGGTGGTTATCAATCGTGGCGCTTAGATGATCCGCAAGTCTTCGGCTATTGGCGGACATATCACCAACAAAAGTTATTAGTGCTTAATAATTTTTATGGTCAGTCAACAACGGTGACACTTCCGGAAGAAATGGTCGGTGCACAGGTGTTACTTTCCAATTATCAAGATGTTAATGTCACAGCACAATTGACGATGCAATCCTATCAAGCGGTTGCGCTGTTGTTAGGTTAA
- a CDS encoding TetR/AcrR family transcriptional regulator yields the protein MSEIETIQAYYAASLGKDGRITRTQRQILAAALDLFAEKGYEEVGTREIAERAGVAEGTLFHNFVNKNGILDAIMQPIVQNILPTMLNTLDQAILDSPNQTLQAFVVALVRDRVAFVTRNRASLAVILSQFFNNAQDRAAVLGMVSPSILAQANEAMDRLKAARELVDWPNRMILQLVFSTIGGYLVEQVLYPQLDDLSDEQLIHYLSDFLVNGLSPRRIPLQDDNTAS from the coding sequence ATGAGTGAAATTGAAACCATCCAGGCCTATTATGCGGCTTCATTGGGGAAGGATGGTCGTATTACCCGGACCCAACGGCAAATTTTAGCCGCCGCGCTCGACTTATTTGCAGAAAAAGGTTATGAAGAAGTTGGCACTCGGGAGATTGCAGAGCGGGCCGGTGTCGCTGAAGGAACTTTATTTCATAATTTTGTTAATAAGAACGGTATTCTGGACGCCATTATGCAGCCGATTGTGCAGAATATTTTGCCAACGATGTTGAACACTTTGGACCAGGCAATTTTAGATAGTCCTAACCAGACTTTGCAAGCATTTGTTGTCGCCCTTGTGCGCGATCGGGTCGCATTTGTCACACGTAACCGAGCCTCCTTAGCCGTCATTTTGTCCCAATTTTTCAATAATGCTCAGGATCGAGCGGCCGTCTTAGGGATGGTCTCACCTAGCATTTTGGCGCAGGCGAATGAAGCGATGGATCGCTTGAAAGCCGCTCGAGAATTAGTTGATTGGCCGAATCGCATGATTTTACAATTGGTGTTTTCAACCATTGGGGGATATTTAGTCGAACAGGTTCTCTACCCACAACTGGATGATTTGAGTGATGAGCAATTGATTCACTATCTCAGTGATTTTTTAGTTAATGGTTTGAGCCCACGGAGAATCCCCTTACAAGATGATAATACCGCGTCATAA
- a CDS encoding UbiX family flavin prenyltransferase, which produces MKRIVVGITGASGTIYAVDLLEKLHQRPDVEVHLVMSAWAKKNLELETDYSLAQLTALADATYRANDQGAAIASGSFLNDGMVIVPASMKTVAGIAYGFGDNLISRAADVTIKEQRKLVIVPRETPLSVIHLENLTKLAKLGAQIIPPIPAFYNHPQSIQDLVNHQTMKILDAFHIHNETDRRWEGD; this is translated from the coding sequence ATGAAACGAATTGTTGTGGGAATCACGGGAGCGTCCGGTACGATTTACGCGGTCGACTTATTAGAAAAGTTACATCAGCGGCCAGATGTTGAAGTTCACCTGGTAATGAGTGCGTGGGCTAAAAAAAACTTGGAGTTAGAGACTGATTACTCGCTCGCGCAGCTGACGGCGCTCGCGGATGCTACTTATCGGGCTAATGACCAAGGCGCAGCGATTGCCAGTGGTTCGTTTTTGAATGACGGAATGGTCATTGTCCCAGCTAGTATGAAGACGGTAGCGGGGATTGCGTACGGCTTCGGTGATAATTTAATATCGCGGGCTGCTGATGTCACGATTAAAGAACAACGTAAACTTGTGATTGTTCCACGTGAAACACCGTTAAGCGTGATTCATTTAGAAAATCTAACAAAGTTGGCAAAACTCGGTGCCCAAATTATTCCACCGATTCCCGCTTTTTATAATCATCCACAGTCCATTCAGGATCTGGTCAATCATCAAACAATGAAAATTTTGGATGCGTTTCATATTCATAATGAAACTGATCGCCGTTGGGAGGGGGATTAA
- a CDS encoding Nramp family divalent metal transporter, whose product MKAAEEKAIHSTGADSKSLDEVNGSVRVPKDASFWRTLIAYTGPGALVAVGYMDPGNWITSIAGGSQYKYALLSVILLSSLIAMLLQAMAARLGIVTGKDLAQLTRERTSKGMGIFLWIITELAIMATDVAEIIGSGIALKLLFGFPLIVGILITTADVLILLLLMKLGFRKIEAIVATLVAVILFVFLYEVIISQPNIPEMLKGYVPTSRIVSNRSMLFLALGIVGATVMPHNLYLGSSISQTRQVDRSDEKEVAKAVKFTTIDSNIQLSVAFVVNSLLLILGAALFFGTKGDLGRFVDLYNALGDSKVVGSIASPLLSMLFAIALLSSGQSSTITGTLSGQIIMEGFIRLKMPLWAQRLLTRLISVTPVLAFAIYYHGNEAKIEDLLTMSQVFLSIALPFAMIPLVMFTSNRALMGNFTNRVWVKWTAWIVTVILIILNIYLILQTIGLVK is encoded by the coding sequence ATGAAAGCTGCCGAAGAAAAGGCGATTCATTCAACGGGTGCCGATAGTAAGAGCTTGGACGAAGTCAATGGGAGTGTCCGGGTCCCTAAGGATGCCAGCTTCTGGCGAACTTTAATTGCCTACACTGGACCGGGTGCACTAGTTGCAGTTGGGTACATGGATCCTGGGAACTGGATCACATCAATCGCAGGTGGATCACAGTACAAATATGCATTACTTTCTGTGATCCTGTTATCAAGTTTAATTGCCATGTTGCTACAAGCCATGGCCGCTCGTCTGGGAATTGTGACGGGTAAAGATTTAGCACAATTGACGCGGGAACGAACGTCAAAAGGAATGGGGATTTTTCTCTGGATTATTACTGAACTAGCGATTATGGCGACCGATGTTGCTGAAATCATTGGTTCTGGGATTGCTTTGAAGTTATTATTCGGATTTCCATTAATTGTCGGTATTTTGATTACCACTGCCGATGTCTTGATTCTGTTATTATTAATGAAACTTGGTTTCCGGAAAATCGAAGCAATTGTGGCAACGCTGGTTGCCGTGATTCTCTTCGTCTTCCTGTATGAAGTTATTATTTCACAACCTAATATTCCAGAAATGTTAAAAGGGTATGTCCCAACTAGTCGGATTGTCAGCAACCGTTCTATGCTATTCCTAGCACTCGGAATTGTTGGGGCAACCGTTATGCCGCATAACTTGTACTTGGGATCATCAATCTCACAAACACGTCAAGTTGACCGGAGTGACGAAAAAGAAGTTGCCAAGGCTGTTAAGTTCACGACAATCGACTCCAATATTCAATTGTCAGTCGCGTTCGTTGTTAATAGTTTGCTATTAATTCTTGGCGCCGCACTGTTCTTTGGAACTAAGGGGGATCTTGGCCGGTTCGTTGACTTGTACAATGCACTTGGCGATAGTAAGGTCGTTGGCTCGATTGCGAGTCCGTTACTCAGTATGCTCTTTGCCATTGCGCTGTTGTCTTCTGGTCAAAGTTCTACGATTACGGGGACGTTATCTGGTCAGATTATCATGGAAGGGTTTATCCGTTTGAAGATGCCACTCTGGGCACAACGGTTACTAACTCGGTTAATCTCGGTTACACCAGTGTTGGCTTTTGCGATTTATTATCATGGCAATGAAGCGAAAATTGAAGATCTGCTGACGATGTCGCAAGTCTTCCTGAGTATCGCGTTACCATTTGCCATGATTCCGCTAGTCATGTTCACGAGTAATCGGGCGCTGATGGGGAACTTCACCAACCGTGTCTGGGTTAAGTGGACGGCTTGGATCGTGACGGTGATTCTAATCATCTTAAACATTTACCTTATTTTACAGACTATCGGTCTGGTTAAATAA
- a CDS encoding Rrf2 family transcriptional regulator, whose product MRVSTRFSDSIHLLAYIKIYADTKLTSDAIARSIETSPVVVRRLMSKLRQAGLITTTPGTAQPALAKPLSQISLLSVFYAIEGDKPLLAVDPKTNPDCIVGGNIQTVLKQYYQDAQTAAEARLAKTSLQDVVDNILVEQAKKDAHK is encoded by the coding sequence ATGCGTGTTTCAACCCGCTTTAGCGACTCGATCCATTTACTGGCCTACATTAAAATTTACGCAGATACTAAATTAACAAGTGACGCCATTGCCCGCAGCATTGAAACTAGTCCAGTCGTTGTTCGCCGATTGATGAGCAAGCTTCGACAAGCCGGACTAATCACAACAACGCCCGGTACTGCTCAACCGGCACTCGCCAAACCTTTAAGTCAAATTTCACTGCTCAGCGTCTTCTACGCAATTGAAGGCGATAAGCCACTACTCGCCGTCGATCCTAAGACCAATCCGGATTGTATTGTTGGTGGCAATATTCAAACCGTTCTGAAACAATACTATCAAGACGCGCAAACGGCAGCCGAAGCACGGTTAGCTAAGACTAGCTTACAAGACGTGGTCGATAACATTTTAGTGGAACAAGCAAAGAAAGATGCCCACAAATAA